A window of [Clostridium] innocuum genomic DNA:
AAGACCACCGTGCTGATTGCACGTCTGATGGATCTGGTCATGAAGGATCATGTCTCCATTGACTCCATTCTTGCCATGACCTTCACGGAAGCTGCCGCAAACGAAATGAAAAAGCGTCTGGCCACAGAGCTGCAGAAGGCGTTGACCGCTGCCCGAACAGAAGAAGAGAAAAGCTATATCACCAGACAGCTGACGGGTATACAGACAGCACATATATCAACCATCCATTCCTTCTGCCTTTCCATCATACAGGAATATTATTACATTCTCGGACTGGATCCGCAGCGTATCAAAAGCATTATGGATAACGGAACGATTGTTCTGTTTCAGCAGCAGTCCCTGGAGGAAGCCTTTGCGAAACAGTATCAGCTGCAGGATGCAAGCTTTCTGCAGCTGTGTCAGATGTTTTCAGCAAGAGCGGAAAACGATGAGGCCCTGCGTACCATGATTATGAATCTTGCAGGACTGGCCTCCAGCAAATCCGATCCGGAAGCCTGGCTGGATTCTCTGGCAGAGAATTATCATGAAAAGCATCTGCTGGAGGATTTACCAAAAGAGATTTATGAGAATTTCTTTGAATATCTCGTTGTGCAAACTGCACGTTATGAAGAAACGCTGGTCCGTATAGATGAGCTTTACCGGTTAAAATATGATGATCAGGTAAAAAAACACGCTATAGTGGAACAGAAGCTGCTTGCTCTTCAGGACCTGCATCAGGCCTTGCAAAATCAGGATTATCAGGCTTACCGTGCTGCCTTTCTCGCCATTGTACACGCCGTTGTACCTCCAAGCCCGGATAAGGAGGATAAGGAATATGCGCGCCTGAGAAAAAGTCTTCTTGCTTTAGAGGATGCACAACTGGAAATCCTATTCAGTGAAGATGAATTCATGCGGGATATCCGCTACTTGTATCCTTATATAAAAAAGCTGGTGGACATGTGCAGGGATTATCGCAGCGCCTATGCAAGGATAAAGGAAGAGCATAAGGTCATCGACTTTGATGATATGGAGCATTTCGCTCTGGAAATTTTACAGGCGAAGGGTGGCCGTGTTGCTGATATCTATCGTGAAAAATTCGTTGAAATCATGGTGGATGAATTTCAGGACAGCAATGATGTTCAAAACCAGCTGGTAATGCTGATCTGCAGAAAGAACAATGTATTCCGTGTTGGAGACATCAAGCAGTCAATTTATGGATTCCGTCATGCCAAGCCGTCTTTGATGAAGGGACTGATCGATCATCGCGGAGTATTTGATGAGGTTATTTATCTTTCAAATAATTACCGTTCCAAGAAAATGATTGTCGATTTTAATAATGACCTGTTTAAGCTGTTGATGAATATCGATGGATTTTCCTGCAGCTATGCAAAAGAGGATGATGTAGAAACCGGTGTCCCTGCGCAGAACGAGGATAATGTTCCCATCTGTTTTCATGCTGTATACCATAACGAAATTAAGGAAGCAGAGGGGATTATCGTTTCCAAAAATGAATTAAAGGCAAGCTATATTGCCAATCAGATTTTGGAAATTAAGGAGCGCGAGCAGCGAAAGTGGAAGGACTTTGTTGTCCTCGTCCGTGGAAATGCCCGCAAGGATGATATGAAGAAGATTTTCGATGAGCTGAATATCCCGTATTTCATTGATATCAAATACGGATTCTATCAATCCAATGCCGTACAGGTGATTCTGTCCGCAATGAAGTGTATTTTGCATCCGCACGATGATATCAGCTTTACTGCCACTATGCTGTCACCGCTTTTTCGTAAATCAACTATGGATTTCGCACAGGCCAAGCTGCAGAAGGAAAAGGGACAATCCTATTATTCCTGGTTCTGTGAGCATCCGTTTCCCGGATTTGAAATATTACAGGAGCTGATTTTCCAACATGGCAGGCTGCGCATCAGTGA
This region includes:
- a CDS encoding UvrD-helicase domain-containing protein, producing the protein MPEWNPMQLKAIQTKERNILVSASAGSGKTTVLIARLMDLVMKDHVSIDSILAMTFTEAAANEMKKRLATELQKALTAARTEEEKSYITRQLTGIQTAHISTIHSFCLSIIQEYYYILGLDPQRIKSIMDNGTIVLFQQQSLEEAFAKQYQLQDASFLQLCQMFSARAENDEALRTMIMNLAGLASSKSDPEAWLDSLAENYHEKHLLEDLPKEIYENFFEYLVVQTARYEETLVRIDELYRLKYDDQVKKHAIVEQKLLALQDLHQALQNQDYQAYRAAFLAIVHAVVPPSPDKEDKEYARLRKSLLALEDAQLEILFSEDEFMRDIRYLYPYIKKLVDMCRDYRSAYARIKEEHKVIDFDDMEHFALEILQAKGGRVADIYREKFVEIMVDEFQDSNDVQNQLVMLICRKNNVFRVGDIKQSIYGFRHAKPSLMKGLIDHRGVFDEVIYLSNNYRSKKMIVDFNNDLFKLLMNIDGFSCSYAKEDDVETGVPAQNEDNVPICFHAVYHNEIKEAEGIIVSKNELKASYIANQILEIKEREQRKWKDFVVLVRGNARKDDMKKIFDELNIPYFIDIKYGFYQSNAVQVILSAMKCILHPHDDISFTATMLSPLFRKSTMDFAQAKLQKEKGQSYYSWFCEHPFPGFEILQELIFQHGRLRISELINKLYEMQDYYRLHTSIQEKTNLDLLFEKAVQFEDQYASGLSSFLSQIEQIKDAQTAEAIPIGAEADVVRVMSIHQSKGLQFPVVFLWSTDKQTPIEFKDFCISDSELGLAMKAMDLPQRYVRTTIPRIAMEHKKDKEELEEEMRILYVATTRAQTQMHIVDCILELDAYKHPLSMSQVYNRNGYTSWILQTFLCNPSPLFTIKEVHRLWHSEVQQAEAGVDHPFRVYEKPSKSIELVTASAQEARELPAFTFDDDMQGSDYGTMMHKMIEALQAPIWSRDVILQVANQQLLELKEWDIQTLLQLGKDPDYLSAYRGDVHHEMPFMVKDGLQILHGYMDFVSIQNDRMIILDFKTDSLKEDAEFIQRYKGQLAMYKKAMHLLYPKHSITTCIYSLHLHRMIAIS